From Klebsiella electrica, the proteins below share one genomic window:
- the cirA gene encoding catecholate siderophore receptor CirA: MFRLNPFVRAGLCASVVSLAFPAVAKANEETLVVTAAATEQSVKDAPASISVITQQDLQRRPVQNLKDVLRDVPGVQLTNEGDNRKGVSIRGLDSSYTLILVDGKRVNSRNAVFRHNDFDLNWIPVDAIERIEVVRGPMSSLYGSDALGGVVNIITKKVGQKWTGTLSADTTIQEHRDRGDTYNGQFFTSGPLIDGVLGMKAYGNLAKRAKDDPQSSSNAAGETPRIEGFTSRDGNVEFAWTPTDNQDITAGYGFDRQDRDSDSLNRNRLERQNYSLSHNGRWDVGNSELKFYGEKVDNKNPGQNGTITSESNAVDGKYVLPLGMINQLLTFGGEWRHDKLKDPINLSSGGKSTSASQYALFVEDEWRIFEPLALTTGIRMDDHQTYGDHWSPRAYLVYNASDTVTVKGGWATAFKAPSLLQLNPDWTTNSCRGSCSIIGNPDLKPETSESFELGLYYRGEEGLLDGVEGSVTTFQNNVDDMIDILRTSSASEAPGYPNFAGWKTVNGKRVPVFRYFNVNKARIKGVETEVKVPFGDAWKLTVNYTYNDGRDLSNGGDKPLQSLPFHTANGTLDWKPLDDWSFYVTANYTGEQRAVSATSKTPGGYTMFDIGAAWQVTKSVKLRSGVLNVGDKDLSRDDYSYTEEGRRYFMAVDYRF, translated from the coding sequence ATGTTCAGGTTAAACCCTTTTGTCCGGGCGGGATTGTGCGCATCCGTCGTATCGCTGGCGTTTCCGGCTGTTGCCAAGGCCAATGAAGAAACGCTGGTCGTCACCGCCGCGGCGACTGAACAGAGCGTAAAAGATGCGCCAGCCAGTATCAGCGTCATTACTCAGCAAGATCTGCAGCGCCGTCCGGTTCAGAATCTGAAAGATGTTCTGCGCGACGTGCCAGGCGTGCAGCTCACCAACGAAGGCGACAACCGCAAGGGCGTCAGCATTCGTGGCCTCGACAGCAGCTACACGCTGATTCTGGTCGACGGCAAACGCGTTAACTCGCGCAACGCGGTCTTCCGCCACAACGATTTCGATTTAAACTGGATCCCGGTCGACGCCATTGAGCGCATTGAAGTGGTCCGCGGGCCGATGTCCTCCCTCTATGGCTCCGACGCCCTCGGCGGCGTGGTGAACATCATCACCAAAAAAGTCGGTCAGAAGTGGACCGGAACCCTGAGCGCCGATACCACGATTCAGGAACATCGCGATCGCGGCGATACCTACAACGGCCAGTTCTTTACCAGCGGTCCGCTGATTGACGGCGTGCTGGGGATGAAAGCCTACGGCAACCTGGCAAAACGCGCGAAAGACGATCCGCAGTCCTCCAGCAATGCCGCCGGTGAAACGCCGCGTATTGAAGGCTTTACCAGCCGCGATGGCAACGTTGAGTTTGCCTGGACGCCGACCGATAACCAGGATATCACCGCCGGCTATGGCTTCGATCGTCAGGATCGTGATTCCGACTCCCTCAACCGTAATCGTCTGGAACGCCAGAACTACTCCCTGAGCCATAACGGTCGTTGGGATGTGGGCAATAGCGAACTGAAGTTTTATGGCGAAAAAGTCGATAACAAAAATCCGGGCCAGAATGGCACGATCACCTCTGAAAGCAATGCGGTTGATGGCAAGTACGTGTTGCCGCTGGGGATGATTAACCAGCTGCTGACCTTCGGTGGCGAATGGCGCCACGATAAACTGAAAGATCCGATTAATCTGAGCAGCGGCGGAAAATCCACCTCTGCCAGCCAGTACGCGCTGTTTGTTGAGGATGAGTGGCGTATTTTCGAACCGCTGGCCCTGACCACCGGTATTCGTATGGACGACCATCAGACCTACGGCGATCACTGGAGCCCGCGTGCTTACCTCGTCTATAACGCCAGCGATACGGTCACCGTAAAAGGCGGCTGGGCCACGGCCTTTAAAGCGCCGTCGCTGCTGCAGCTGAACCCGGACTGGACCACCAACTCCTGCCGCGGCTCGTGCAGTATCATCGGTAACCCGGACCTGAAGCCGGAAACCAGCGAAAGCTTCGAACTTGGCCTGTATTACCGTGGTGAAGAAGGGCTGCTGGACGGCGTAGAAGGCAGCGTGACCACCTTCCAGAATAACGTCGACGATATGATCGATATTCTGCGCACCTCCAGCGCCAGCGAAGCGCCGGGCTACCCTAACTTTGCCGGCTGGAAAACGGTTAACGGCAAACGCGTACCGGTCTTCCGCTACTTCAACGTCAATAAAGCGCGCATCAAAGGGGTGGAAACCGAAGTCAAAGTGCCGTTCGGCGACGCGTGGAAGCTGACGGTGAACTACACCTATAACGATGGCCGCGATCTCAGCAACGGCGGCGACAAACCGCTGCAGTCGCTGCCGTTCCACACCGCCAACGGGACGCTGGACTGGAAGCCGCTGGATGACTGGTCCTTCTACGTCACCGCCAATTATACCGGCGAGCAGCGCGCAGTCAGCGCCACCTCGAAAACGCCGGGCGGTTACACCATGTTTGATATTGGTGCGGCATGGCAGGTGACGAAGAGCGTCAAGCTGCGTTCAGGCGTACTGAACGTCGGGGATAAAGATCTGAGCCGCGACGACTACAGCTATACCGAAGAGGGCCGTCGCTACTTTATGGCCGTGGACTACCGCTTCTGA
- the fghA gene encoding S-formylglutathione hydrolase, whose amino-acid sequence MELLEEHRCYEGRQQRWRHDSSTLNCAMTFSIFLPPLCDETPPPVLYWLSGLTCNDENFTTKAGAQRVAAELGLVLVMPDTSPRGDDVADDSGWDLGKGAGFYLNASAAPWSAHFRMYDYLRDELPQLIRSQFNVSERCAISGHSMGGHGALIMALKNPGRFTSVSAFAPIVNPTQVPWGQKAFTAYLGADESAWQAWDSCALMQASQPADAIPTLIDQGDSDTFLALQLQPAVLAECARQKAWPLTLRIQPGYDHSYYFIASFIEDHLRFHARYLLA is encoded by the coding sequence ATGGAATTGCTTGAAGAGCATCGCTGTTATGAAGGTCGGCAGCAACGATGGCGGCACGACTCCAGTACCCTGAACTGCGCAATGACGTTCAGCATTTTTTTACCTCCCCTGTGCGATGAGACGCCGCCGCCGGTGCTCTACTGGCTGTCGGGGCTGACCTGCAATGATGAAAACTTCACCACCAAAGCGGGCGCCCAGCGTGTCGCCGCCGAACTCGGTCTGGTGCTGGTCATGCCGGATACCAGTCCGCGCGGCGATGATGTCGCCGACGATAGCGGCTGGGATCTGGGTAAAGGCGCAGGTTTTTACCTCAATGCCAGCGCCGCGCCGTGGTCTGCGCATTTCCGCATGTATGACTATCTGCGTGACGAACTGCCGCAGCTCATCCGTTCGCAGTTTAACGTCAGCGAGCGCTGCGCCATCAGCGGCCACTCGATGGGCGGGCACGGCGCGCTGATCATGGCGCTGAAAAACCCGGGGCGTTTTACCAGCGTTTCCGCTTTCGCGCCGATTGTTAACCCTACGCAGGTTCCCTGGGGACAAAAAGCGTTCACCGCCTATCTCGGCGCCGATGAGTCTGCCTGGCAGGCGTGGGACAGCTGCGCATTAATGCAGGCAAGCCAGCCCGCTGACGCCATTCCGACGCTGATAGACCAGGGCGATAGCGACACCTTCCTCGCGCTACAGCTGCAGCCAGCGGTGCTGGCGGAGTGCGCGCGGCAAAAAGCGTGGCCGTTAACCCTGAGAATCCAGCCCGGCTACGATCACAGCTACTACTTCATCGCTTCATTTATTGAAGACCATCTGCGTTTTCACGCCCGCTATCTGCTGGCCTGA
- the folE gene encoding GTP cyclohydrolase I FolE, giving the protein MSALSKEAILVHEALVARGLETPLRPPVEEIDNETRKSLIAGHMTEIMQLLNLDLTDDSLMETPRRIAKMYVDEIFSGLDYARFPKITVIENKMQVDEMVTVRDITLTSTCEHHFVTIDGKATVAYIPKDSVIGLSKINRIVQFFSQRPQVQERLTQQILTALQTLLGTSNVAVSIDAVHYCVKARGIRDATSATTTTSLGGLFKSSQNTRQEFLRAVRHHN; this is encoded by the coding sequence ATGTCAGCACTGAGTAAAGAAGCCATACTCGTTCATGAAGCGCTGGTCGCTCGTGGGCTGGAGACGCCTCTGCGTCCGCCCGTAGAAGAAATTGATAATGAAACCCGCAAGAGCTTGATTGCCGGACACATGACCGAGATTATGCAACTGCTGAATCTTGATCTAACTGATGACAGTCTGATGGAAACGCCACGACGTATCGCGAAAATGTACGTCGATGAGATTTTTTCCGGGCTGGACTATGCCAGGTTCCCAAAAATCACCGTTATCGAAAACAAGATGCAGGTCGATGAAATGGTCACCGTGCGCGATATTACCTTGACCAGCACCTGTGAACACCACTTTGTCACGATTGATGGTAAAGCGACGGTGGCCTATATCCCGAAAGATTCGGTCATCGGTCTGTCGAAAATCAACCGTATCGTGCAGTTCTTCTCCCAGCGCCCTCAGGTGCAGGAGCGACTGACTCAGCAGATTTTAACGGCGCTGCAGACGCTGCTGGGCACCAGCAACGTTGCGGTATCCATTGATGCGGTGCATTACTGCGTCAAAGCGCGCGGCATCCGTGATGCCACCAGCGCCACGACGACGACCTCACTGGGCGGCCTGTTTAAATCCAGCCAGAATACTCGCCAGGAGTTCCTGCGCGCCGTACGCCACCACAACTAA
- the yeiB gene encoding DUF418 domain-containing protein YeiB, producing MERNVTLDFVRGVAILGILLLNISAFGLPKAAYLNPAWSGSISLTDAWTWAILDLFAQVKFLTLFALLFGAGLQMLLPRGKRWIQSRLTLLALLGFIHGLFFWDGDILLAYALVGLVAWRMVRDAHHIKTLFNTGVVLYVIGVAVLVLLGMISGDAPNRSWVPDAANLQYEQYWKLNGGLEAVSNRADMLSDNLLALGAQYGWQLAGMMLMGAALMRSGWLKGQFSLGHYRRTGALLIVAGMLVNLPAIFAQWYLGWNPRWCAFLLQAPRELGAPLQTIGYASLAWGFWPQLCRLRLVGAIACVGRMALTNYLLQTLVCTTIFYRFGLFMKFDRLQLLAFVVPVWAVNITFSLFWLRHFRQGPVEWLWRQLTLRASGTSLKNTSR from the coding sequence ATGGAGCGAAATGTCACGCTGGACTTTGTGCGCGGCGTCGCCATCCTTGGGATCCTGCTTCTGAATATCAGCGCCTTCGGCTTGCCGAAGGCCGCTTACCTCAACCCGGCCTGGTCCGGGAGCATCTCCCTCACCGACGCCTGGACCTGGGCGATTCTCGATCTGTTTGCGCAGGTCAAATTCCTGACGTTGTTTGCCTTGCTGTTTGGCGCCGGACTACAGATGCTGTTGCCTCGCGGCAAGCGCTGGATCCAGTCACGTCTGACGCTGCTGGCGCTGCTAGGCTTTATCCACGGTCTGTTTTTCTGGGATGGCGATATCCTGCTGGCCTATGCGCTGGTGGGGCTGGTGGCGTGGCGCATGGTGCGCGATGCGCATCACATCAAAACGCTGTTTAACACCGGCGTCGTGCTCTACGTTATCGGCGTTGCCGTGCTCGTGCTGCTCGGCATGATTTCTGGCGATGCGCCGAACCGTTCATGGGTGCCCGATGCGGCGAATTTACAGTATGAGCAATACTGGAAGCTGAACGGCGGACTGGAGGCGGTCAGCAATCGTGCCGATATGCTCTCCGATAATCTGCTGGCGCTAGGGGCGCAGTACGGCTGGCAGCTGGCGGGGATGATGTTGATGGGGGCAGCGCTGATGCGCAGCGGCTGGTTAAAAGGGCAGTTTAGCCTCGGCCACTATCGCCGCACCGGCGCACTGCTGATTGTCGCCGGTATGCTCGTCAATCTGCCGGCTATTTTTGCCCAGTGGTATCTGGGGTGGAATCCTCGCTGGTGCGCGTTCCTGTTACAGGCTCCTCGCGAGCTGGGCGCGCCGCTGCAAACCATCGGCTATGCCTCGCTGGCATGGGGCTTCTGGCCGCAGTTGTGCAGGCTGCGGCTGGTGGGGGCTATCGCCTGCGTCGGGCGGATGGCGCTAACCAACTATCTGTTGCAAACGCTCGTTTGTACTACCATTTTTTACCGTTTTGGCCTGTTTATGAAGTTTGACCGCCTGCAGCTGCTGGCTTTCGTGGTGCCGGTCTGGGCGGTAAATATCACCTTCTCTCTCTTTTGGCTACGTCATTTCCGTCAGGGGCCGGTGGAATGGCTGTGGCGTCAGTTAACCCTGCGTGCGTCAGGGACATCACTAAAAAACACATCAAGATAA
- the galS gene encoding HTH-type transcriptional regulator GalS produces MITIRDVARQAGVSVATVSRVLNNSALVSPDTRENVMKAVTQLGYRPNANAQALATQVSDTIGVVVMDVSDAFFGALVKAVDTVAQQHQKYVLIGNSYHEAEKERHAIEVLIRQRCSALIVHSKALSDAELGDFMEHMPGMVLINRIVPGYAHRCVGLDNVSGALMATRMLLNNGHQRIGYLSSNHGIEDDDMRREGWLKALQEQNIIAPDSWIGSGTPDMQGGEAAMVELLGRNLGLTAVFAYNDSMAAGALTTLKDNGIAVPQHLSLIGFDDIPISRYTDPQLTTVRYPVMSMAKLATELALLGAAGKLDHEARHCFMPTLVRRHSVMPQQIAGPITN; encoded by the coding sequence ATGATCACCATTCGTGATGTCGCCCGTCAGGCGGGCGTTTCCGTAGCGACCGTCTCGCGCGTGCTGAACAACAGCGCGCTGGTGAGCCCGGATACGCGGGAAAATGTAATGAAAGCGGTAACGCAGCTGGGCTACCGGCCGAACGCCAATGCGCAGGCGCTGGCGACGCAGGTCAGCGACACCATTGGCGTGGTGGTGATGGATGTGTCGGATGCCTTTTTCGGCGCGCTGGTGAAAGCGGTGGATACGGTCGCTCAGCAGCACCAGAAATATGTGTTGATCGGCAATAGCTACCATGAGGCGGAAAAAGAGCGTCATGCCATCGAAGTGCTGATTCGCCAGCGCTGCTCGGCGCTGATCGTCCATTCCAAAGCCCTCAGCGATGCAGAGCTTGGCGACTTTATGGAGCATATGCCGGGGATGGTGCTGATTAACCGCATTGTGCCCGGCTACGCGCATCGTTGCGTGGGGCTGGATAATGTCAGCGGGGCGTTGATGGCCACGCGGATGCTGCTGAACAACGGTCATCAGCGCATCGGCTACCTCTCTTCAAACCATGGCATCGAAGATGACGATATGCGCCGGGAAGGGTGGTTGAAGGCGTTGCAGGAACAAAACATTATCGCGCCAGACAGCTGGATTGGCTCGGGTACGCCGGATATGCAGGGCGGAGAGGCGGCCATGGTTGAGCTACTGGGGCGCAATTTAGGCCTGACCGCGGTCTTTGCCTACAATGACAGCATGGCGGCCGGGGCGCTGACGACGCTTAAAGATAATGGCATTGCGGTACCGCAGCATTTGTCGCTTATCGGCTTTGACGACATCCCGATTTCTCGTTACACCGACCCACAGCTGACGACCGTGCGCTATCCTGTTATGTCAATGGCGAAACTGGCAACGGAGCTGGCGCTGCTGGGGGCGGCAGGCAAACTCGATCATGAAGCGCGGCATTGCTTTATGCCGACGCTGGTACGCCGCCATTCGGTGATGCCGCAGCAAATTGCGGGGCCGATCACTAACTGA